In Macaca fascicularis isolate 582-1 chromosome X, T2T-MFA8v1.1, one DNA window encodes the following:
- the CACNA1F gene encoding voltage-dependent L-type calcium channel subunit alpha-1F isoform X17 produces the protein MKALVPLLHIALLVLFVIIIYAIIGLELFLGRMHKTCYFLGSDLEAEEDPSPCASSGSGRACTLNQTECRGRWPGPNGGITNFDNFFFAMLTVFQCVTMEGWTDVLYWMQDAMGYELPWVYFVSLVIFGSFFVLNLVLGVLSGEFSKEREKAKARGDFQKQREKQQMEEDLRGYLDWITQAEELDMEDPSADGNLGPQLTELTNRRRGRLRWFSHSTRSTHSTSSHASLPASDTGSMTETQGDEDEEEGALASCTRCLNKIMKTRVCRRLRRANRVLRARCRRAVKSNACYWAVLLLVFLNTLTIASEHHGQPVWLTQIQEYANKVLLCLFTVEMLLKLYGLGPSAYVSSFFNRFDCFVVCGGILETTLVEVGTMQPLGISVLRCVRLLRIFKVTRHWASLSNLVASLLNSMKSIASLLLLLFLFIIIFSLLGMQLFGGKFNFDQTHTKRSTFDTFPQALLTVFQILTGEDWNVVMYDGIMAYGGPFFPGMLVCIYFIILFICGNYILLNVFLAIAVDNLASGDAGTAKDKGGEKSSEKDLPPENEGLVPGVEKEEEEGTRREGAEIGLFQDHPENNRLDMEEEEEEEEEEEEEGAGGVELLQEVVPKEKVVPIPEGSAFFCLSQTNPLRKGCHTLIHHHVFTNLILVFIILSSVSLAAEDPIRAHSFRNHILGYFDYAFTSIFTVEILLKMTVFGAFLHRGSFCRSWFNMLDLLVVSVSLISFGIHSSAISVVKILRVLRVLRPLRAINRAKGLKHVVQCVFVAIRTIGNIMIVTTLLQFMFACIGVQLFKGKFYTCTDEAKHTPQECKGSFLVYPDGDVSRPLVRERLWVNSDFNFDNVLSAMMALFTVSTFEGWPALLYKAIDAYAEDHGPIYNYRVEISVFFIVYIIIIAFFMMNIFVGFVIITFRAQGEQEYQNCELDKNQRQCVEYALKAQPLRRYIPKNPHQYRVWATVNSAAFEYLMFLLILLNTVALAMQHYEQTAPFNYAMDILNMVFTGLFTIEMVLKIIAFKPKHYFTDAWNTFDALIVVGSVVDIAVTEVNSSEDSSRISITFFRLFRVMRLVKLLSKGEGIRTLLWTFIKSFQALPYVALLIAMIFFIYAVIGMQMFGKVALQDGTQINRNNNFQTFPQAVLLLFRCATGEAWQEIMLASLPGNRCDPESDFGPGEEFTCGSNFAIAYFISFFMLCAFLIINLFVAVIMDNFDYLTRDWSILGPHHLDEFKRIWSEYDPGAKGHIKHLDVVALLRRIQPPLGFGKLCPHRVACKRLVAMNMPLNSDGTVTFNATLFALVRTSLKIKTEGNLEQANQELRIVIKKIWKRMKQKLLDEVIPPPDEEEVTVGKFYATFLIQDYFRKFRRRKEKGLLGNEAAPSTSSALQAGLRSLQDLGPEMRQALTCEEEEEEGQEGVEEEDEKDLETNKGSWATPPQRGRLLYAPLLLVEEGAAGEGYLGRSSGPLRTFTCLHVPGTHSDPSHGKRGSADSLVEAVLISEGLGLFARDPRFVALAKQEIADACRLTLDEMDSAASDLLAQGTSSLYSDEESILSRFDEEDLGDEMACVHAL, from the exons ACCTGGAAGCGGAGGAGGACCCATCGCCCTGTGCCTCTTCGGGATCGGGGCGTGCATGCACGCTGAACCAGACTGAGTGCCGCGGGCGCTGGCCAGGACCCAATGGAGGCATCACCAACTTTGACAACTTCTTCTTCGCCATGCTGACAGTCTTCCAGTGCGTCACCATGGAAGGCTGGACCGATGTGCTGTACTGG ATGCAAGATGCCATGGGGTATGAACTGCCCTGGGTGTACTTTGTGAGCCTTGTCATCTTTGGGTCCTTCTTCGTCCTCAACCTTGTGCTTGGCGTCCTGAGTGG GGAGTTCtccaaggagagagagaaagcaaaagctCGTGGGGACTTCCAGAAGCAGCGGGAGAAGCAGCAGATGGAGGAGGACCTGCGGGGCTACCTGGACTGGATCACTCAAGCCGAAGAGCTGGACATGGAGGACCCCTCCGCCGATGGCAACCTTG GGCCACAGCTGACCGAGCTGACCAATAGAAGGCGTGGACGTCTGCGCTGGTTCAGTCATTCCACTCGCTCCACACACTCCACCAGCAGCCATG CCAGCCTCCCAGCCAGTGACACCGGTTCAATGACAGAGACCCAAGGCgatgaggatgaggaggaaggggCTCTGGCCAGCTGTACACGCTGCCT AAACAAGATCATGAAAACCAGGGTCTG ccGCCGCCTCCGCCGAGCCAACCGGGTCCTTCGGGCACGCTGCCGTCGGGCTGTGAAGTCCAATGCCTGCTACTGGGCTGTACTGTTGCTCGTCTTCCTCAACACGCTGACCATCGCCTCTGAGCACCACGGGCAGCCTGTGTGGCTCACCCAGATCCAGG AGTACGCCAACAAAGTGTTGCTCTGTCTGTTCACGGTGGAGATGCTTCTCAAGCTGTATGGTCTGGGCCCCTCTGCCTATGTCTCTTCCTTCTTCAACCGCTTTGACTGCTTCGTGGTCTGTGGGGGCATCCTGGAGACCACCTTGGTGGAGGTGGGCACCATGCAGCCCTTGGGCATCTCAGTGCTCCGATGTGTGCGCCTCCTCAGGATCTTTAAGGTCACCAG ACACTGGGCATCTCTGAGCAATCTGGTGGCATCCCTGCTCAATTCAATGAAATCCATCGCATCCTTGctgcttcttctcttcctcttcatcaTTATCTTCTCCCTGCTTGGCATGCAGCTGTTTGGGGGCAAGTTCAACTTTGACCAGACCCACACCAAGCGAAGCACCTTTGACACGTTCCCCCAGGCCCTCCTCACTGTCTTTCAG ATCCTGACAGGTGAGGACTGGAATGTGGTCATGTATGATGGTATCATGGCATACGGTGGTCCCTTCTTCCCAGGAATGCTGGTGTGCATCTATTTCATCATTCTCTTCATCTGTGGCAACT ACATCCTGTTGAACGTGTTTCTTGCCATTGCTGTGGACAACCTGGCTAGTGGAGATGCAGGCACTGCCAAGGACAAGGGCGG GGAGAAGAGCAGTGAGAAGGACCTCCCACCGGAGAATGAAGGCCTG GTGCCTggtgtggagaaagaggaagaggagggtacaaggagggaaggagcag AGATCGGCCTTTTCCAAGATCATCCTGAAAATAACAGACTTG acatggaggaggaggaggaagaagaagaggaagaagaggaagaaggtgcAGGCGGTGTGGAACTCCTGCAGGAAGTTGTACCCAAGGAGAAGGTGGTACCCATCCCTGAGGGCAGCgccttcttctgcctcagccaaaCCAACCC GCTGAGGAAGGGCTGCCACACCCTCATCCACCATCATGTCTTCACCAATCTTATCCTGGTGTTCATCATCCTCAGCAGTGTGTCCCTGGCCGCTGAGGACCCCATCCGAGCCCACTCCTTCCGCAACCAC ATTCTGGGTTACTTCGATTATGCCTTCACCTCCATTTTCACTGTGGAGATTCTACTAAAG ATGACAGTGTTTGGGGCCTTCCTGCACCGCGGCTCCTTCTGCCGTAGCTGGTTTAATATGTTGGATCTGCTAGTGGTCAGTGTGTCCCTCATCTCCTTTGGCATCCA CTCCAGTGCCATCTCAGTGGTGAAGATTCTGCGAGTACTGCGAGTACTGCGGCCCCTCCGAGCCATCAACAGGGCCAAGGGACTCAAG CATGTGGTGCAGTGTGTATTTGTGGCCATCCGGACCATCGGGAACATCATGATTGTCACCACACTACTGCAATTTATGTTCGCCTGCATCGGGGTGCAGCTCTTCAAG GGGAAATTCTACACCTGCACGGACGAGGCCAAACACACCCCTCAAGAATGCAA GGGCTCCTTCCTGGTGTACCCAGATGGAGATGTGTCACGGCCCCTGGTCCGGGAGCGGCTCTGGGTCAACAGTGATTTCAACTTTGACAATGTCCTTTCAGCCATGATGGCCCTGTTCACTGTCTCCACCTTTGAAGGCTGGCCTGC ACTGCTATACAAGGCCATCGATGCTTATGCAGAGGACCACGGCCCCATCTATAATTACCGTGTGGAAATCTCAGTGTTCTTCATTGTCTACATCATCATCATTGCGTTCTTCATGATGAACATCTTCGTGGGCTTCGTCATCATCACCTTCCGTGCCCAGGGCGAGCAGGAGTATCAAAACTGTGAGCTGGACAAGAACCAG CGTCAGTGTGTGGAATATGCCCTCAAGGCCCAGCCACTCCGTCGTTACATCCCCAAGAACCCGCATCAGTATCGTGTGTGGGCCACTGTGAACTCTGCTGCCTTCGAGTACCTGATGTTCCTGCTCATCCTGCTCAACACAGTTGCCCTAGCCATGCAG CACTATGAGCAGACTGCTCCCTTCAACTACGCCATGGACATCCTCAACATGGTCTTCACTGGTCTCTTCACTATTGAGATGGTGCTCAAAATCATCGCCTTCAAGCCCAAG CATTACTTTACTGACGCCTGGAACACGTTTGATGCTCTTATCGTGGTGGGCAGCGTAGTAGATATTGCCGTCACTGAAGTCAAT AGCTCTGAGGACAGCTCCCGCATTTCCATCACCTTCTTTCGCCTCTTCCGAGTCATGCGGCTGGTCAAGCTTCTCAGTAAGGGTGAAGGGATCCGCACATTGCTCTGGACATTCATCAAGTCCTTCCAG GCCTTGCCCTATGTGGCTCTTCTCATCGCAATGATATTCTTCATCTATGCCGTCATTGGCATGCAG ATGTTCGGCAAGGTGGCTCTTCAGGATGGCACACAGATAAACCGAAACAACAACTTCCAGACTTTTCCACAGGCTGTGCTGCTTCTGTTCAG GTGTGCCACTGGTGAGGCATGGCAGGAGATAATGCTTGCCAGCCTTCCCGGAAATCGGTGTGATCCTGAGTCTGACTTCGGCCCTGGTGAAGAGTTTACCTGTGGTAGCAATTTTGCCATCGCCTATTTCATCAGCTTCTTCATGCTCTGTGCCTTCCTG ATCATAAATCTCTTTGTGGCTGTGATCATGGACAACTTTGATTATCTCACCAGAGATTGGTCCATCCTGGGCCCCCATCACCTTGATGAATTCAAGAGGATCTGGTCTGAATATGACCCTGGGGCCAA ggGCCACATCAAACACTTGGATGTGGTTGCCCTGCTGAGACGTATCCAGCCCCCTCTGGGATTCGGGAAGCTGTGCCCACACCGAGTAGCCTGCAAG AGACTTGTGGCAATGAACATGCCCCTCAACTCAGATGGGACGGTGACATTCAACGCCACACTCTTTGCCCTGGTCCGGACATCCCTGAAGATCAAGACAGAAG GGAACCTGGAGCAAGCCAACCAGGAGCTGCGGATTGTCATCAAAAAGATCTGGAAGCGGATGAAGCAGAAGCTGCTAGATGAGGTCATCCCCCCACCAGACG AGGAGGAGGTCACCGTGGGCAAATTCTACGCCACATTTCTGATCCAGGACTATTTCCGCAAAttcaggaggaggaaagaaaaagggctACTAGGCAACGAGGCCGCCCCTAGCACCTCCTCCGCCCTTCAG GCTGGTCTGCGGAGCCTGCAGGACTTGGGTCCTGAGATGCGGCAGGCCCTCAcctgtgaggaggaggaagaagaggggcaggagggagtggaggaggaagatgagaagGACTTGGAAACTAACAAA GGTTCCTGGGCAACACCACCTCAGCGGGGTCGGCTCCTGTATGCTCCGCTGTTGTTGGTGGAAGAGGGTGCAGCGGGGGAGGGGTACCTCGGCAGATCCAGTGGCCCACTGCGCACCTTCACCTGTCTGCACGTGCCTGGAACCCACTCGGACCCCAGCCATGGGAAGAGGGGCAGTGCCGACAGCTTGGTGGAGGCT GTGCTCATATCGGAGGGTCTGGGCCTCTTTGCTCGAGACCCACGTTTCGTGGCCCTGGCCAAGCAGGAGATTGCAGATGCATGTCGCCTGACACTGGATGAGATGGACAGTGCTGCCAGTGACCTGCTGGCACAGGGAACCAGCTCGCTCTATAGCGACGAGGAGTCCATCCTTTCCCGCTTCGACGAGGAGGACTTGGGAGACGAGATGGCCTGCGTCCATGCCCTCTGA
- the CACNA1F gene encoding voltage-dependent L-type calcium channel subunit alpha-1F isoform X4, translated as MKALVPLLHIALLVLFVIIIYAIIGLELFLGRMHKTCYFLGSDLEAEEDPSPCASSGSGRACTLNQTECRGRWPGPNGGITNFDNFFFAMLTVFQCVTMEGWTDVLYWMQDAMGYELPWVYFVSLVIFGSFFVLNLVLGVLSGEFSKEREKAKARGDFQKQREKQQMEEDLRGYLDWITQAEELDMEDPSADGPQLTELTNRRRGRLRWFSHSTRSTHSTSSHASLPASDTGSMTETQGDEDEEEGALASCTRCLNKIMKTRVCRRLRRANRVLRARCRRAVKSNACYWAVLLLVFLNTLTIASEHHGQPVWLTQIQEYANKVLLCLFTVEMLLKLYGLGPSAYVSSFFNRFDCFVVCGGILETTLVEVGTMQPLGISVLRCVRLLRIFKVTRHWASLSNLVASLLNSMKSIASLLLLLFLFIIIFSLLGMQLFGGKFNFDQTHTKRSTFDTFPQALLTVFQILTGEDWNVVMYDGIMAYGGPFFPGMLVCIYFIILFICGNYILLNVFLAIAVDNLASGDAGTAKDKGGEKSSEKDLPPENEGLVPGVEKEEEEGTRREGADMEEEEEEEEEEEEEGAGGVELLQEVVPKEKVVPIPEGSAFFCLSQTNPLRKGCHTLIHHHVFTNLILVFIILSSVSLAAEDPIRAHSFRNHILGYFDYAFTSIFTVEILLKMTVFGAFLHRGSFCRSWFNMLDLLVVSVSLISFGIHSSAISVVKILRVLRVLRPLRAINRAKGLKHVVQCVFVAIRTIGNIMIVTTLLQFMFACIGVQLFKGKFYTCTDEAKHTPQECKGSFLVYPDGDVSRPLVRERLWVNSDFNFDNVLSAMMALFTVSTFEGWPALLYKAIDAYAEDHGPIYNYRVEISVFFIVYIIIIAFFMMNIFVGFVIITFRAQGEQEYQNCELDKNQRQCVEYALKAQPLRRYIPKNPHQYRVWATVNSAAFEYLMFLLILLNTVALAMQHYEQTAPFNYAMDILNMVFTGLFTIEMVLKIIAFKPKHYFTDAWNTFDALIVVGSVVDIAVTEVNSSEDSSRISITFFRLFRVMRLVKLLSKGEGIRTLLWTFIKSFQALPYVALLIAMIFFIYAVIGMQMFGKVALQDGTQINRNNNFQTFPQAVLLLFRCATGEAWQEIMLASLPGNRCDPESDFGPGEEFTCGSNFAIAYFISFFMLCAFLIINLFVAVIMDNFDYLTRDWSILGPHHLDEFKRIWSEYDPGAKGHIKHLDVVALLRRIQPPLGFGKLCPHRVACKRLVAMNMPLNSDGTVTFNATLFALVRTSLKIKTEGNLEQANQELRIVIKKIWKRMKQKLLDEVIPPPDEEEVTVGKFYATFLIQDYFRKFRRRKEKGLLGNEAAPSTSSALQAGLRSLQDLGPEMRQALTCEEEEEEGQEGVEEEDEKDLETNKATMVSQPPSRRGSRISVSLPVGDRLPDSLSLGPSDDDRGTPTSSQPSVPQAGSNTHRRGSGALIFTIPEEGNSQPKGTRGQDKQDEDEEVPDRLSYLDEQAGTPPYPVLLPPHRAQRYMDGHLAPRRRLLPPTPAGRKPSFTIQCLQRQGSCEDLPIPGTYHRGRNSGPNRAQGSWATPPQRGRLLYAPLLLVEEGAAGEGYLGRSSGPLRTFTCLHVPGTHSDPSHGKRGSADSLVEAVLISEGLGLFARDPRFVALAKQEIADACRLTLDEMDSAASDLLAQGTSSLYSDEESILSRFDEEDLGDEMACVHAL; from the exons ACCTGGAAGCGGAGGAGGACCCATCGCCCTGTGCCTCTTCGGGATCGGGGCGTGCATGCACGCTGAACCAGACTGAGTGCCGCGGGCGCTGGCCAGGACCCAATGGAGGCATCACCAACTTTGACAACTTCTTCTTCGCCATGCTGACAGTCTTCCAGTGCGTCACCATGGAAGGCTGGACCGATGTGCTGTACTGG ATGCAAGATGCCATGGGGTATGAACTGCCCTGGGTGTACTTTGTGAGCCTTGTCATCTTTGGGTCCTTCTTCGTCCTCAACCTTGTGCTTGGCGTCCTGAGTGG GGAGTTCtccaaggagagagagaaagcaaaagctCGTGGGGACTTCCAGAAGCAGCGGGAGAAGCAGCAGATGGAGGAGGACCTGCGGGGCTACCTGGACTGGATCACTCAAGCCGAAGAGCTGGACATGGAGGACCCCTCCGCCGATG GGCCACAGCTGACCGAGCTGACCAATAGAAGGCGTGGACGTCTGCGCTGGTTCAGTCATTCCACTCGCTCCACACACTCCACCAGCAGCCATG CCAGCCTCCCAGCCAGTGACACCGGTTCAATGACAGAGACCCAAGGCgatgaggatgaggaggaaggggCTCTGGCCAGCTGTACACGCTGCCT AAACAAGATCATGAAAACCAGGGTCTG ccGCCGCCTCCGCCGAGCCAACCGGGTCCTTCGGGCACGCTGCCGTCGGGCTGTGAAGTCCAATGCCTGCTACTGGGCTGTACTGTTGCTCGTCTTCCTCAACACGCTGACCATCGCCTCTGAGCACCACGGGCAGCCTGTGTGGCTCACCCAGATCCAGG AGTACGCCAACAAAGTGTTGCTCTGTCTGTTCACGGTGGAGATGCTTCTCAAGCTGTATGGTCTGGGCCCCTCTGCCTATGTCTCTTCCTTCTTCAACCGCTTTGACTGCTTCGTGGTCTGTGGGGGCATCCTGGAGACCACCTTGGTGGAGGTGGGCACCATGCAGCCCTTGGGCATCTCAGTGCTCCGATGTGTGCGCCTCCTCAGGATCTTTAAGGTCACCAG ACACTGGGCATCTCTGAGCAATCTGGTGGCATCCCTGCTCAATTCAATGAAATCCATCGCATCCTTGctgcttcttctcttcctcttcatcaTTATCTTCTCCCTGCTTGGCATGCAGCTGTTTGGGGGCAAGTTCAACTTTGACCAGACCCACACCAAGCGAAGCACCTTTGACACGTTCCCCCAGGCCCTCCTCACTGTCTTTCAG ATCCTGACAGGTGAGGACTGGAATGTGGTCATGTATGATGGTATCATGGCATACGGTGGTCCCTTCTTCCCAGGAATGCTGGTGTGCATCTATTTCATCATTCTCTTCATCTGTGGCAACT ACATCCTGTTGAACGTGTTTCTTGCCATTGCTGTGGACAACCTGGCTAGTGGAGATGCAGGCACTGCCAAGGACAAGGGCGG GGAGAAGAGCAGTGAGAAGGACCTCCCACCGGAGAATGAAGGCCTG GTGCCTggtgtggagaaagaggaagaggagggtacaaggagggaaggagcag acatggaggaggaggaggaagaagaagaggaagaagaggaagaaggtgcAGGCGGTGTGGAACTCCTGCAGGAAGTTGTACCCAAGGAGAAGGTGGTACCCATCCCTGAGGGCAGCgccttcttctgcctcagccaaaCCAACCC GCTGAGGAAGGGCTGCCACACCCTCATCCACCATCATGTCTTCACCAATCTTATCCTGGTGTTCATCATCCTCAGCAGTGTGTCCCTGGCCGCTGAGGACCCCATCCGAGCCCACTCCTTCCGCAACCAC ATTCTGGGTTACTTCGATTATGCCTTCACCTCCATTTTCACTGTGGAGATTCTACTAAAG ATGACAGTGTTTGGGGCCTTCCTGCACCGCGGCTCCTTCTGCCGTAGCTGGTTTAATATGTTGGATCTGCTAGTGGTCAGTGTGTCCCTCATCTCCTTTGGCATCCA CTCCAGTGCCATCTCAGTGGTGAAGATTCTGCGAGTACTGCGAGTACTGCGGCCCCTCCGAGCCATCAACAGGGCCAAGGGACTCAAG CATGTGGTGCAGTGTGTATTTGTGGCCATCCGGACCATCGGGAACATCATGATTGTCACCACACTACTGCAATTTATGTTCGCCTGCATCGGGGTGCAGCTCTTCAAG GGGAAATTCTACACCTGCACGGACGAGGCCAAACACACCCCTCAAGAATGCAA GGGCTCCTTCCTGGTGTACCCAGATGGAGATGTGTCACGGCCCCTGGTCCGGGAGCGGCTCTGGGTCAACAGTGATTTCAACTTTGACAATGTCCTTTCAGCCATGATGGCCCTGTTCACTGTCTCCACCTTTGAAGGCTGGCCTGC ACTGCTATACAAGGCCATCGATGCTTATGCAGAGGACCACGGCCCCATCTATAATTACCGTGTGGAAATCTCAGTGTTCTTCATTGTCTACATCATCATCATTGCGTTCTTCATGATGAACATCTTCGTGGGCTTCGTCATCATCACCTTCCGTGCCCAGGGCGAGCAGGAGTATCAAAACTGTGAGCTGGACAAGAACCAG CGTCAGTGTGTGGAATATGCCCTCAAGGCCCAGCCACTCCGTCGTTACATCCCCAAGAACCCGCATCAGTATCGTGTGTGGGCCACTGTGAACTCTGCTGCCTTCGAGTACCTGATGTTCCTGCTCATCCTGCTCAACACAGTTGCCCTAGCCATGCAG CACTATGAGCAGACTGCTCCCTTCAACTACGCCATGGACATCCTCAACATGGTCTTCACTGGTCTCTTCACTATTGAGATGGTGCTCAAAATCATCGCCTTCAAGCCCAAG CATTACTTTACTGACGCCTGGAACACGTTTGATGCTCTTATCGTGGTGGGCAGCGTAGTAGATATTGCCGTCACTGAAGTCAAT AGCTCTGAGGACAGCTCCCGCATTTCCATCACCTTCTTTCGCCTCTTCCGAGTCATGCGGCTGGTCAAGCTTCTCAGTAAGGGTGAAGGGATCCGCACATTGCTCTGGACATTCATCAAGTCCTTCCAG GCCTTGCCCTATGTGGCTCTTCTCATCGCAATGATATTCTTCATCTATGCCGTCATTGGCATGCAG ATGTTCGGCAAGGTGGCTCTTCAGGATGGCACACAGATAAACCGAAACAACAACTTCCAGACTTTTCCACAGGCTGTGCTGCTTCTGTTCAG GTGTGCCACTGGTGAGGCATGGCAGGAGATAATGCTTGCCAGCCTTCCCGGAAATCGGTGTGATCCTGAGTCTGACTTCGGCCCTGGTGAAGAGTTTACCTGTGGTAGCAATTTTGCCATCGCCTATTTCATCAGCTTCTTCATGCTCTGTGCCTTCCTG ATCATAAATCTCTTTGTGGCTGTGATCATGGACAACTTTGATTATCTCACCAGAGATTGGTCCATCCTGGGCCCCCATCACCTTGATGAATTCAAGAGGATCTGGTCTGAATATGACCCTGGGGCCAA ggGCCACATCAAACACTTGGATGTGGTTGCCCTGCTGAGACGTATCCAGCCCCCTCTGGGATTCGGGAAGCTGTGCCCACACCGAGTAGCCTGCAAG AGACTTGTGGCAATGAACATGCCCCTCAACTCAGATGGGACGGTGACATTCAACGCCACACTCTTTGCCCTGGTCCGGACATCCCTGAAGATCAAGACAGAAG GGAACCTGGAGCAAGCCAACCAGGAGCTGCGGATTGTCATCAAAAAGATCTGGAAGCGGATGAAGCAGAAGCTGCTAGATGAGGTCATCCCCCCACCAGACG AGGAGGAGGTCACCGTGGGCAAATTCTACGCCACATTTCTGATCCAGGACTATTTCCGCAAAttcaggaggaggaaagaaaaagggctACTAGGCAACGAGGCCGCCCCTAGCACCTCCTCCGCCCTTCAG GCTGGTCTGCGGAGCCTGCAGGACTTGGGTCCTGAGATGCGGCAGGCCCTCAcctgtgaggaggaggaagaagaggggcaggagggagtggaggaggaagatgagaagGACTTGGAAACTAACAAA GCCACGATGGTCTCCCAGCCCCCATCTCGCCGGGGCTCCAGGATTTCTGTGTCTCTGCCTGTCGGGGACAGACTTCCAGATTCACTCTCCCTTGGGCCCAGTGATGATGATAGGGGGACTCCCACCTCCAGTCAGCCCAGTGTGCCCCAGGCTGGATCCAACACCCACAG GAGAGGCTCTGGGGCTCTCATTTTCACCATCCCAGAAGAAGGAAATTCTCAGCCCAAGGGAACCAGAGGTCAAGACAAGcaggatgaggatgaggaagtCCCTGATCG GCTCTCCTACCTAGATGAGCAGGCAGGGACTCCCCCGTACCCAGTCCTTTTGCCACCTCACAGAGCTCAGAGATACATGGATGGGCACCTTGCACCACGCCGCCGTCTGTTGCCCCCCACACCTGCAG gtCGGAAGCCCTCCTTCACCATCCAGTGTCTGCAGCGCCAGGGCAGTTGTGAGGATTTACCCATCCCAGGCACCTATCATCGTGGGCGAAATTCAGGGCCCAATAGGGCTCAG GGTTCCTGGGCAACACCACCTCAGCGGGGTCGGCTCCTGTATGCTCCGCTGTTGTTGGTGGAAGAGGGTGCAGCGGGGGAGGGGTACCTCGGCAGATCCAGTGGCCCACTGCGCACCTTCACCTGTCTGCACGTGCCTGGAACCCACTCGGACCCCAGCCATGGGAAGAGGGGCAGTGCCGACAGCTTGGTGGAGGCT GTGCTCATATCGGAGGGTCTGGGCCTCTTTGCTCGAGACCCACGTTTCGTGGCCCTGGCCAAGCAGGAGATTGCAGATGCATGTCGCCTGACACTGGATGAGATGGACAGTGCTGCCAGTGACCTGCTGGCACAGGGAACCAGCTCGCTCTATAGCGACGAGGAGTCCATCCTTTCCCGCTTCGACGAGGAGGACTTGGGAGACGAGATGGCCTGCGTCCATGCCCTCTGA